A window of the Syntrophales bacterium genome harbors these coding sequences:
- a CDS encoding DUF4258 domain-containing protein has protein sequence MTIRFHPHARERMEERGVTIDEVKAAIEKGEQFPAKFERIGFRRNFSFHKKWRGKYCSTKQVEAYAVQEGSSWLVITVITRYF, from the coding sequence ATGACTATTCGTTTTCATCCTCATGCCCGTGAACGTATGGAAGAGCGCGGGGTTACCATAGACGAAGTGAAGGCTGCTATTGAAAAGGGTGAGCAATTTCCAGCTAAATTCGAGCGAATTGGTTTTCGACGTAATTTCTCATTTCATAAAAAATGGCGCGGTAAGTATTGCAGTACAAAACAGGTGGAAGCATACGCCGTACAAGAAGGTTCCAGTTGGTTAGTCATTACAGTTATTACACGCTATTTTTAA